One Halomonas sp. THAF5a genomic region harbors:
- a CDS encoding SHOCT domain-containing protein, with product MWGDMMAYMGSYGWGHMFFGGLMMVLFWGAVIALAVLLVRGLTRGRGVLLSQQRPTALDLLQERYARGEIDQREYEQRRRDLQD from the coding sequence ATGTGGGGCGACATGATGGCGTATATGGGGAGTTACGGCTGGGGGCATATGTTCTTCGGCGGGCTCATGATGGTGTTGTTCTGGGGCGCCGTCATTGCCTTGGCCGTTCTCCTGGTGCGTGGCCTGACCCGAGGCCGGGGCGTGCTCCTTTCTCAACAGCGTCCAACGGCACTGGACCTTCTGCAAGAACGCTACGCCCGCGGCGAGATCGATCAGCGTGAATACGAGCAACGCAGACGCGATCTGCAAGATTGA
- a CDS encoding copper-translocating P-type ATPase, whose translation MTQQHIKRREHSHHGKLKEGTDAGSINASDQGASQYTCPMHPEVVSDQPGDCPKCGMHLVPMGSDDTQAPSDHGKHTQCHGHGTDHAGGEPVRGGKYDKVPAGHAGAVYTCPMHPEVRQTTPGACPLCGMGLELESAAVGDEGPNPELVDFTRRFWVAAVLTLPVLILTMSPYLGFGAIRDFFGERNAMWIELVLSTPVILWSGWPFFVRGVNSFRTMNLNMFSLIGMGVGAAYLFSIVAVLAPGIFPDGFRREDGTVGVYFEAAAVIVTLVLLGQVMELRAREGTGKAIRALMDMAAKTARVIRPDGSEEEVALEDVQVGDRLRVRPGDKVPVDGVVVEGRSSIDESMISGEPVPVEKVKDDKVTGATINGTGSLVMEATRVGADTMLSQIVEMVAAAQRSRAPIQKFADKVAGTFVPAVIGVAILSFIAWAIWGPAPSLSYALVSAVAVLIIACPCALGLATPMSIMTATGRGAQAGVLIKNAEALERFAKVDTLMVDKTGTLTEGKPKLVAVLPESGHDEAEVLRLAASLEKGSEHPLAEAIVAGAEERGVSLADATDFEAVTGMGVKGGVDGKSVALGNAKLMAELGLDGGQISETANARRDEGETVMFVVLDGQIAGLVSVADPVKETTPDALKALHQLGFRIIMATGDNERTARAVAGRLGIDEIRADVLPEDKARIIRELQEQGRKVAMAGDGVNDAPALAQADVGIAMGTGADVAIESAGFTLVKGNLDGIVRARKLSLATMRNIKQNLFFALVYNGAGVPIAAGILYPFLGILIGPMFAAFAMSASSLSVVMNSLRLRRVRI comes from the coding sequence ATGACTCAGCAGCACATCAAGCGGCGTGAGCACTCGCATCACGGCAAGCTGAAGGAAGGCACAGATGCCGGCTCCATTAACGCCAGCGATCAAGGGGCTTCCCAGTACACCTGCCCGATGCACCCGGAGGTCGTTTCCGATCAGCCGGGTGATTGCCCGAAGTGCGGCATGCACCTCGTGCCCATGGGAAGCGACGACACTCAAGCACCATCCGATCATGGTAAGCATACCCAGTGCCACGGACATGGCACCGACCATGCGGGAGGCGAACCGGTTCGCGGCGGCAAGTACGACAAGGTGCCGGCCGGGCATGCCGGCGCCGTCTACACCTGCCCGATGCACCCCGAAGTGCGCCAGACCACTCCCGGTGCCTGTCCTCTGTGCGGCATGGGGCTGGAGCTGGAATCGGCGGCGGTCGGCGATGAAGGGCCGAATCCCGAGCTGGTCGATTTTACCCGACGCTTCTGGGTCGCGGCCGTGCTCACGCTTCCGGTCCTGATTCTGACGATGAGCCCCTACCTGGGCTTCGGGGCCATTCGCGACTTCTTCGGTGAACGCAACGCGATGTGGATCGAGCTGGTGCTCAGCACGCCGGTAATCCTTTGGTCCGGCTGGCCGTTCTTCGTACGCGGCGTTAATTCCTTCCGCACGATGAACCTCAACATGTTCAGCCTGATCGGCATGGGGGTCGGCGCGGCCTATCTCTTCTCGATCGTCGCGGTGCTGGCGCCCGGCATCTTCCCCGACGGCTTTCGCCGGGAAGACGGCACCGTCGGCGTCTACTTCGAGGCCGCCGCGGTAATCGTCACCCTGGTCCTGCTAGGCCAGGTGATGGAGCTGCGCGCCCGCGAAGGCACCGGCAAGGCGATCCGCGCGTTGATGGACATGGCCGCCAAAACCGCCCGGGTGATCCGGCCCGACGGCAGCGAAGAGGAGGTGGCGCTGGAAGACGTGCAGGTGGGTGACCGCCTGCGGGTGCGTCCCGGCGACAAGGTACCGGTGGACGGCGTGGTCGTCGAGGGCCGCTCCTCGATCGACGAGTCGATGATCTCGGGCGAGCCGGTGCCGGTGGAAAAGGTCAAAGACGACAAGGTCACCGGGGCCACGATCAACGGCACCGGCAGCCTGGTCATGGAGGCCACCCGCGTCGGTGCCGATACCATGCTCAGCCAGATCGTCGAGATGGTGGCCGCTGCCCAGCGCAGCCGTGCGCCGATCCAGAAATTCGCCGACAAGGTAGCAGGCACGTTCGTCCCCGCGGTGATCGGTGTCGCCATTCTCTCCTTCATTGCCTGGGCGATCTGGGGCCCCGCACCGTCGCTCTCCTATGCGCTGGTCTCGGCGGTGGCGGTGTTGATCATCGCCTGCCCCTGCGCCCTGGGCCTCGCCACCCCGATGTCGATCATGACGGCCACCGGGCGCGGCGCCCAGGCCGGCGTACTGATCAAGAATGCCGAGGCGCTGGAGCGTTTCGCCAAGGTCGACACGCTGATGGTTGACAAGACCGGCACCCTGACCGAAGGCAAGCCGAAGCTGGTAGCGGTGCTGCCGGAGTCGGGGCATGACGAGGCCGAGGTGCTGCGCCTGGCGGCCAGCCTCGAGAAAGGCTCCGAGCACCCGCTGGCCGAGGCCATCGTCGCCGGCGCAGAGGAGCGCGGCGTATCCCTCGCCGATGCTACCGATTTCGAGGCCGTGACCGGCATGGGCGTCAAGGGGGGCGTGGACGGCAAGTCGGTGGCACTCGGCAACGCCAAGCTGATGGCCGAGCTGGGCCTCGACGGTGGGCAGATTTCCGAAACCGCCAACGCCCGCCGCGATGAGGGCGAGACGGTGATGTTCGTCGTGCTCGACGGCCAGATCGCCGGCCTGGTCAGTGTGGCCGACCCGGTCAAGGAGACCACGCCCGACGCCCTGAAGGCGCTGCACCAACTCGGCTTTCGCATCATCATGGCCACCGGCGATAACGAGCGTACCGCCCGTGCCGTCGCCGGCCGGCTGGGCATCGACGAGATCCGCGCCGACGTGCTGCCCGAAGACAAGGCCCGCATCATCCGTGAATTGCAGGAACAAGGCCGCAAGGTGGCCATGGCCGGCGATGGGGTGAACGACGCCCCCGCCCTGGCCCAGGCGGATGTCGGCATCGCCATGGGCACCGGCGCCGACGTGGCGATCGAAAGCGCCGGCTTCACGCTGGTCAAGGGCAACCTCGACGGCATCGTGCGGGCCCGCAAGCTGTCGCTGGCCACCATGCGCAACATCAAGCAGAACCTGTTCTTCGCCCTGGTCTACAACGGGGCCGGAGTACCGATCGCCGCCGGGATCCTCTATCCATTCCTCGGCATCCTGATCGGGCCGATGTTCGCCGCCTTCGCGATGAGCGCGTCTTCGCTGTCGGTGGTCATGAACTCGCTGCGCCTGCGCCGGGTGAGGATCTGA
- a CDS encoding DUF2933 domain-containing protein gives MAALALAVMGFLLWEEHRVHLLGALPWLILLACPLMHVFMHGGHGGHGGHGSHSGHDDRKGARDE, from the coding sequence ATGGCAGCGCTCGCCCTGGCGGTGATGGGCTTCCTGCTCTGGGAGGAGCACAGGGTGCACCTGCTCGGCGCCCTGCCCTGGCTGATCCTGCTCGCCTGCCCGCTGATGCATGTGTTTATGCACGGCGGGCATGGAGGCCATGGTGGGCACGGCAGCCATAGCGGGCATGATGACCGCAAGGGAGCGCGCGATGAGTGA
- a CDS encoding isoprenylcysteine carboxylmethyltransferase family protein, with amino-acid sequence MSDDVPAYGLWGLVLLNSAIFIFFAFSFFKPQTRRDWRSLGAFSAFLVALFTEMYGFPLTLYFLSGWLQSRYPQVDWFSHDAGHLLEMLFGWQANPHFGPFHLLSMVFIVAGFWLIAAGWRSLYAAQQRGELATNGLYAHVRHPQYAGFVLVMAGFLLQWPTLLTLAMFPVLVWMYSRLAVHEEREVARQFGDEWQTYAARTPRFIPRLRVAGPSGWRL; translated from the coding sequence ATGAGTGATGACGTGCCCGCCTACGGCCTGTGGGGCCTGGTGCTGCTCAATTCGGCGATCTTCATCTTCTTCGCCTTCAGCTTCTTCAAGCCGCAGACGCGCCGGGATTGGCGCTCGCTCGGGGCCTTCAGCGCCTTCCTGGTGGCGTTGTTCACGGAGATGTACGGCTTCCCGCTGACCCTCTACTTCCTTTCCGGCTGGCTGCAGTCACGCTACCCGCAGGTGGACTGGTTCAGCCACGACGCGGGGCACCTGCTGGAGATGCTGTTCGGCTGGCAGGCCAACCCGCACTTCGGGCCGTTCCATCTGCTGAGCATGGTGTTCATCGTCGCCGGGTTCTGGCTTATCGCCGCCGGCTGGCGGTCGCTCTATGCCGCCCAGCAGCGAGGAGAGCTGGCCACCAACGGTCTCTATGCCCATGTCCGACATCCGCAGTACGCCGGCTTCGTGCTGGTGATGGCCGGTTTCCTGCTGCAGTGGCCCACCCTGCTGACGCTGGCGATGTTCCCGGTGCTGGTTTGGATGTACTCGCGCCTGGCGGTTCACGAAGAGCGCGAGGTAGCGCGCCAGTTCGGCGACGAATGGCAGACCTACGCGGCCCGCACGCCACGCTTCATTCCACGCCTGCGGGTGGCGGGTCCGAGTGGCTGGCGCCTGTAA
- the nhaA gene encoding Na+/H+ antiporter NhaA: MTTLAQQGIEERTAGLVTVGAMLAALILANSPLRDVYQLVHHTPVSVQVGTLGIDKPLILWINDGLMVFFFLLMGVELKREMLGGLLGSARQVALPAIAAAGGMLLPALVYLLVNGTEGIAAHGWAVPTATDIVLALAVLSLFGERVPPALRVFLMALAVFDDLGAIAIIALFYTERLSGEALLIAGTALAGFVLLNRFRVMRAMPYVLLGLVLWVAVLKSGVHATLAGIAIALAIPARTRDGREEGSPLARTYHDLRRWVTFGVVPVFAFFNAGIVIRAAGDGFGDVFLGVALGLLLGKQLGVFSLAWLAIRLRLARLPAGVGWCHLYGVAVLAGIGFTMSLFIAGLAFDTPAALTSARQGVLAASAMAALIGGAVLAATLPHSAAPQSESGRQT, encoded by the coding sequence ATGACCACACTGGCACAGCAGGGGATCGAAGAGCGCACGGCAGGCCTGGTGACCGTCGGCGCCATGCTCGCGGCGTTGATACTCGCCAACTCGCCACTGCGAGACGTCTACCAGCTGGTGCACCACACTCCCGTGTCGGTGCAGGTCGGTACCCTGGGTATCGACAAGCCGTTGATCCTGTGGATCAACGACGGGCTGATGGTGTTCTTCTTCCTGCTGATGGGCGTCGAACTCAAGCGCGAGATGCTCGGTGGTCTGCTGGGCTCGGCCCGGCAGGTGGCGCTGCCGGCGATCGCAGCAGCCGGTGGCATGCTGCTGCCAGCGCTGGTCTACCTACTCGTCAACGGCACCGAAGGCATCGCCGCCCATGGCTGGGCCGTGCCCACCGCCACCGACATCGTGCTGGCACTGGCGGTATTGTCGTTGTTCGGCGAGCGCGTGCCACCCGCACTGCGCGTGTTTCTGATGGCCCTGGCGGTCTTCGACGACCTCGGCGCCATCGCCATCATCGCGCTGTTCTACACCGAGCGTCTCTCCGGGGAGGCGCTGTTGATTGCCGGTACGGCTCTTGCCGGCTTCGTCCTCCTCAACCGCTTCCGGGTCATGCGCGCCATGCCCTATGTGCTGCTGGGGCTGGTGCTGTGGGTGGCTGTACTCAAGTCCGGGGTCCACGCCACCCTGGCCGGCATCGCTATCGCCTTGGCCATCCCCGCCAGAACACGGGACGGCCGCGAGGAAGGCTCGCCCCTGGCTCGCACCTACCATGACCTGCGGCGCTGGGTCACCTTTGGGGTCGTCCCGGTATTCGCCTTCTTCAACGCCGGAATCGTGATACGAGCAGCAGGCGACGGCTTCGGCGACGTCTTCCTCGGGGTGGCCCTCGGCCTCTTGCTGGGCAAGCAGTTGGGCGTCTTCTCCCTTGCCTGGCTGGCGATCCGGCTGCGCCTCGCGCGGCTTCCCGCGGGTGTGGGGTGGTGCCATCTGTACGGGGTGGCCGTGCTGGCTGGCATCGGTTTCACCATGAGCCTGTTCATCGCCGGGCTCGCCTTCGATACGCCAGCGGCCCTGACCTCGGCCCGCCAGGGCGTGTTGGCCGCCTCGGCCATGGCGGCACTGATCGGTGGTGCGGTACTGGCGGCAACGCTGCCCCACTCGGCAGCCCCGCAATCCGAGTCCGGGAGGCAAACATGA
- the petA gene encoding ubiquinol-cytochrome c reductase iron-sulfur subunit — translation MKRRRFLVGATVVAGGVGAAFTAVPFIASWQPSARARAAGAPVEVDVDKLEPGQQLTVEWRGKPVWVLRRTPAILERLATLTDSDRLRDPLAEVESQQPAYITGPLRSLEEEYLVVVAICTHLGCVPLFRPEPGSVTDDWLGGYFCPCHGSKFDFAGRVFKAVPAPINLEVPPYRFLSESLIEIGVDPEPTTS, via the coding sequence ATGAAACGCAGACGCTTTCTCGTCGGTGCGACGGTGGTGGCCGGCGGTGTCGGCGCGGCATTCACGGCGGTGCCGTTCATTGCCTCCTGGCAGCCCAGTGCGCGCGCCAGGGCCGCCGGCGCCCCCGTCGAGGTCGATGTCGACAAGCTGGAGCCGGGTCAGCAGTTGACCGTGGAATGGCGCGGCAAGCCCGTCTGGGTCTTGCGCCGCACCCCAGCGATCCTCGAGCGCCTGGCGACACTGACCGACTCCGACCGGCTCCGCGATCCCCTCGCCGAGGTGGAATCACAGCAGCCGGCCTATATCACCGGGCCCCTGCGCTCGCTCGAGGAGGAGTATCTGGTGGTCGTCGCGATCTGTACCCACCTCGGCTGCGTGCCCCTGTTTCGGCCGGAGCCGGGCTCGGTCACCGACGACTGGCTGGGCGGCTACTTCTGCCCCTGCCACGGTTCCAAGTTCGACTTCGCCGGACGGGTCTTCAAGGCGGTGCCGGCGCCGATCAATCTGGAGGTTCCGCCCTATCGCTTCCTGTCGGAGTCCCTGATCGAGATCGGCGTCGACCCTGAGCCCACGACATCCTGA
- a CDS encoding DUF3141 domain-containing protein has translation MTAKTSTTKPPTARKAPRKRQPTAPPEMAAPMTVPEPEEGLLPSHPATELLAYQTDLWRRGVRYLDTLRERADNMLEHEQAGKPPLLDFDYEMILDGRQLARPANYALLRITRVGDDCLEDCLDEAKPPVMIVDPRAGHGPGIGGFKQDSEVGMALHEGHPVYFVIFFPEPMPGQTLEDVLHVLRRFVETLAERHPGQPPVLYGNCQAGWAIALLSADCEGLVGPAVLNGSPLSYWSGESGVNPMRLAGGLLGGAWLTHLMADLGDGRFDGANLATNFEALKPANTLWQKDYQLFADIDGQRERFLEFERWWTGFYSLSKEEIVAIVENFFVGNKLERGELEVCPGCSVDLKRIRNPLVIFASGGDNITPPHQALNWIPAVYPDTAALKAADQRIVYLLNPHVGHLGIFVSSKVARLEHRAILESVGNLNDLAPGLYEMRIDNPTGDPDCHKPQFRVRFEERRVEDLDYPDQAPAFEGVRALSEHNVALYETFIGPWVRLYTTPWSAEALRQLHPARTSRLMFSERFSPWMTGVKWLAEMVETAPAPIDSDTPYRQWETLVSDSIASTLELAGTTRDSMYEMGFHSLYGGGWWSENE, from the coding sequence ATGACCGCCAAGACATCGACCACCAAGCCACCCACGGCGCGTAAAGCCCCGCGCAAGCGCCAACCCACCGCCCCACCCGAGATGGCCGCCCCGATGACCGTACCCGAGCCCGAAGAGGGCCTCCTCCCGAGCCACCCGGCCACGGAACTGCTCGCCTACCAGACCGACCTGTGGCGGCGCGGCGTGCGCTACCTGGACACCCTGCGTGAGCGCGCCGACAACATGCTCGAGCATGAGCAGGCGGGCAAGCCACCACTGCTCGACTTCGACTACGAGATGATCCTCGATGGTCGGCAACTGGCGCGGCCCGCCAACTACGCCCTGCTGCGCATCACCCGGGTCGGCGACGACTGCCTGGAGGACTGCCTCGACGAGGCCAAGCCGCCGGTGATGATCGTCGACCCGCGTGCCGGTCATGGCCCGGGCATCGGCGGTTTCAAACAAGACTCCGAAGTGGGCATGGCGCTCCACGAGGGCCACCCAGTCTACTTCGTGATCTTCTTCCCCGAGCCCATGCCCGGGCAGACGCTGGAGGACGTGCTGCACGTCCTGCGCCGCTTCGTCGAGACGCTGGCCGAGCGCCACCCCGGCCAGCCGCCGGTGCTCTACGGTAACTGCCAGGCGGGCTGGGCCATCGCGCTGCTCTCCGCCGACTGCGAGGGTCTGGTCGGGCCGGCGGTGCTGAACGGCTCGCCGCTCTCCTACTGGTCCGGCGAATCCGGCGTCAATCCCATGCGCCTCGCCGGCGGCCTGCTGGGCGGTGCCTGGCTGACGCACCTGATGGCCGACCTGGGAGACGGGCGCTTCGACGGTGCGAACCTCGCCACCAACTTCGAAGCCCTCAAGCCGGCGAATACCCTGTGGCAGAAGGACTATCAGCTGTTCGCCGACATCGACGGCCAGCGCGAACGCTTCCTCGAGTTCGAGCGCTGGTGGACGGGCTTCTATAGCCTGAGCAAAGAGGAGATCGTTGCCATCGTCGAGAACTTCTTCGTCGGCAACAAGCTGGAGCGTGGCGAGCTCGAGGTCTGCCCCGGCTGTAGCGTCGACCTCAAGCGCATCCGCAACCCCCTGGTGATCTTCGCCTCCGGCGGCGACAACATCACCCCGCCCCATCAGGCGCTCAACTGGATCCCCGCGGTCTATCCCGATACCGCGGCACTCAAGGCCGCCGACCAGCGCATCGTCTACCTGCTCAATCCCCACGTCGGGCATCTGGGCATCTTCGTCTCCTCCAAGGTGGCGCGCCTCGAGCACCGAGCGATCCTCGAGAGCGTCGGCAATTTGAATGACCTGGCCCCTGGCCTCTACGAGATGCGCATCGACAACCCCACCGGCGACCCCGACTGTCACAAGCCCCAGTTCCGGGTGCGCTTCGAGGAGCGCCGCGTGGAAGACCTGGACTATCCCGACCAGGCCCCGGCGTTCGAAGGGGTGCGAGCGCTCTCCGAGCACAATGTGGCCCTCTACGAGACCTTCATCGGGCCCTGGGTGCGGCTGTATACCACCCCCTGGTCCGCCGAGGCGCTGCGACAACTGCATCCGGCGCGGACCAGCCGGCTGATGTTCTCGGAACGCTTCTCCCCCTGGATGACCGGGGTGAAGTGGCTGGCCGAGATGGTGGAGACCGCGCCGGCGCCGATCGATAGTGACACCCCCTATCGGCAATGGGAGACGCTGGTGAGCGACTCTATCGCCTCGACGCTGGAGCTTGCGGGGACGACCCGAGACAGCATGTACGAGATGGGGTTTCACAGCCTCTACGGCGGGGGATGGTGGAGCGAGAACGAGTGA
- a CDS encoding ATPase yields the protein MKIETFHDLIDWTRQLHAQLAECFRHCATQQEEARAKSLLEYLADHEAVLEHTVASFEKQADPKALNTWVYDYLSHAPIKPHQACNLPYAEMGFEDISREVFSLHDQVIALYRYLEGRADIPEARDLVRELLKLEEHEAMRLSQQINRARDL from the coding sequence ATGAAGATCGAGACCTTTCATGACCTGATCGACTGGACTCGCCAGCTGCATGCCCAGTTGGCCGAATGCTTCAGGCACTGTGCCACCCAGCAGGAGGAGGCACGGGCCAAATCGCTTCTGGAGTATCTCGCCGATCACGAAGCGGTCCTGGAGCATACAGTGGCCAGCTTCGAGAAGCAGGCCGACCCCAAGGCCCTAAACACCTGGGTTTACGACTATCTGTCGCATGCGCCCATCAAACCCCATCAGGCGTGCAATTTGCCCTATGCCGAGATGGGCTTCGAAGACATCAGCCGGGAAGTCTTCTCGCTGCACGATCAGGTCATCGCACTATACCGCTACCTGGAAGGACGCGCCGACATCCCCGAGGCTCGGGATCTCGTTCGCGAGCTCTTGAAGCTAGAGGAACACGAGGCAATGCGTCTGTCCCAACAGATCAACCGAGCCCGAGACCTGTAG
- a CDS encoding acetate/propionate family kinase: MPNRRSAILVVNCGSSSLKFAVFILTEGLARLVWGAASGIGTSQGRLQMSSAQGTVDDHPARMADHATAIEKVETLLQQQTSRLDLVGIGHRVVHGGPDCDCPQRIDASLLDRLHALVPLAPLHLPHNLAGISAMRTQFPDVPQLACFDTAFHHGLPAVARHTGLPREYEAGGVRRYGFHGLSYEFIVDDLRRRHGPEALRERLIVAHLGNGASLAAIRDGCSIETTMGFSALGGMPMGTRSGDLDPGILLYLASHDGLDVAALEALLYRRSGLLGLSGVSADMRELLTHREDTPEAAQAVDFFCHRARHFIGALSAALGGLDRLIFTGGIGANSPAIRAQICAGMGYLGVTLEEGRNRTPGPVISAAEGPVRVEAVATDEEWMIARHVQHTLTNTQEVT; encoded by the coding sequence ATGCCAAACCGTCGATCGGCCATTCTGGTGGTCAACTGCGGGTCATCCAGCCTGAAGTTCGCCGTATTCATTCTGACGGAAGGGCTCGCACGGCTGGTATGGGGAGCGGCCAGTGGGATCGGCACGTCACAAGGCCGGCTCCAGATGTCGAGTGCACAGGGAACGGTTGACGACCACCCCGCGCGAATGGCTGATCATGCCACCGCCATCGAGAAGGTCGAAACCCTTCTTCAACAGCAGACAAGCCGACTGGACCTCGTCGGCATCGGGCACCGGGTGGTCCATGGTGGCCCCGATTGCGACTGCCCTCAACGGATCGATGCCTCCCTGCTGGACCGACTTCACGCTCTGGTGCCACTGGCTCCGCTGCACCTGCCACACAACCTGGCCGGGATCAGCGCCATGCGCACGCAATTCCCCGACGTGCCCCAACTCGCCTGCTTCGACACGGCGTTCCACCACGGCCTGCCCGCGGTTGCCCGGCATACCGGGTTGCCACGGGAATACGAGGCCGGGGGTGTACGCCGCTACGGCTTTCACGGGCTCTCCTACGAGTTCATCGTCGACGACCTGAGGCGGCGCCATGGCCCGGAGGCGTTACGTGAGCGCCTGATCGTGGCGCACCTGGGCAACGGCGCCTCCCTGGCGGCAATCCGGGACGGGTGCAGCATCGAGACGACGATGGGCTTCAGTGCCTTGGGCGGCATGCCCATGGGCACCCGCAGCGGGGATCTGGACCCCGGTATCCTGCTCTACCTGGCGAGTCACGACGGACTCGACGTCGCGGCGTTGGAAGCCCTGCTCTATCGACGCTCGGGGTTGCTGGGGCTTTCGGGGGTGAGTGCCGACATGCGGGAACTCCTGACGCACCGCGAGGATACGCCGGAGGCTGCGCAGGCCGTCGATTTCTTCTGCCATCGTGCCCGCCACTTCATCGGTGCCCTGAGCGCCGCGCTCGGCGGGCTGGACCGACTGATCTTCACCGGCGGCATCGGGGCGAACTCACCGGCGATCCGGGCACAGATCTGCGCGGGAATGGGGTATCTCGGCGTCACACTGGAGGAAGGACGCAACCGCACGCCCGGGCCGGTGATTTCCGCCGCCGAGGGCCCGGTCCGGGTTGAGGCCGTGGCGACCGATGAAGAGTGGATGATCGCCCGGCACGTGCAGCACACATTAACCAACACCCAGGAGGTGACATGA
- a CDS encoding bifunctional enoyl-CoA hydratase/phosphate acetyltransferase: MTQTATPVALETLDDLIQRAGGGDPIRVAVVNAAQAAVLETLREAARRRIAEPVLIGRPAKVVEAAAAIGWDLDPQAMIEAESDVEAARIGVELVQAGRAEALMKGHLHTDTFMHALLGNGLRQPGRRVSHIFLVDVPDCPRLLAVTDAAVNIAPDLDAKAQILQNAIELMHMIGLERPRAAVISAVETVNPAIVSTLDAACLTLMARRGQIAGAEVDGPLAFDNAISERAAHEKGIDSPVAGKADILLMPDLVSGNVLAKNLEYHAGATAAGVVMGLTVPVVLSSRADPPEARLAGLAVAALMYRAGIRLPVPSPTEAEPTFCCSPQPESACRPMEVR; the protein is encoded by the coding sequence ATGACACAGACGGCAACGCCAGTGGCCCTTGAGACGCTCGATGACCTGATTCAGCGGGCCGGTGGCGGTGACCCGATCCGCGTCGCCGTGGTCAACGCGGCCCAGGCCGCGGTGCTGGAGACGCTTCGCGAGGCGGCGAGGCGACGCATCGCCGAGCCGGTGCTCATCGGCCGCCCCGCCAAGGTCGTCGAGGCCGCCGCGGCGATCGGGTGGGACCTCGATCCACAAGCGATGATCGAGGCCGAATCGGATGTGGAGGCCGCCCGCATCGGGGTGGAACTCGTGCAGGCCGGACGCGCGGAGGCGCTGATGAAGGGCCACCTCCACACCGATACTTTCATGCATGCCTTACTGGGCAATGGCCTACGACAGCCCGGACGTCGCGTCAGCCACATTTTTCTGGTGGACGTGCCCGACTGCCCACGCCTGCTGGCTGTGACCGATGCGGCCGTGAACATCGCCCCCGACCTCGACGCCAAGGCGCAGATTCTCCAGAACGCCATCGAGCTGATGCACATGATCGGGCTCGAACGGCCACGCGCCGCGGTCATTTCCGCCGTGGAAACGGTGAATCCGGCTATCGTCTCCACCCTGGATGCGGCCTGCCTGACGTTGATGGCCCGCCGCGGCCAGATCGCCGGCGCCGAGGTCGACGGGCCGCTGGCCTTCGACAACGCCATCTCGGAACGCGCGGCCCACGAAAAGGGCATAGACTCCCCGGTGGCGGGGAAAGCCGACATCCTGCTCATGCCGGATCTGGTGTCCGGCAACGTGTTGGCCAAGAACCTCGAGTACCATGCCGGCGCCACGGCGGCCGGGGTGGTCATGGGGCTGACGGTACCGGTGGTACTGAGTTCCCGGGCCGACCCTCCCGAGGCACGCCTGGCCGGACTGGCCGTGGCGGCGCTGATGTACCGTGCGGGGATCCGCCTGCCCGTGCCCTCTCCTACCGAAGCGGAACCCACCTTCTGCTGTTCCCCGCAACCCGAGTCGGCCTGCCGCCCCATGGAGGTGCGCTGA